A stretch of the Pseudomonas helvetica genome encodes the following:
- a CDS encoding M18 family aminopeptidase → MREELNQGLIDFLKASPTPFHATASLVQRLEAAGYQRLDEREPWTTEANGRYYVTRNDSSIVAIKMGRNSPLYDGIRLVGAHTDSPCLRVKPQPELQRQGFWQLGVEVYGGALLAPWFDRDLSLAGRVTFRRDGKVESQLIDFKVPIATIPNLAIHLNREANMGWAINAQTELPPILAQFAGDERVDFRAVLTDQLAREHGLNADVVLDYELSFYDTQSAAVIGLHGDFIAGARLDNLLSCYAGLQALLTAETDETCVLVCNDHEEVGSCSACGADGPMLEQTLRRLLPEGDEFVRTIQKSLLVSADNAHGVHPNYADKHDANHGPKLNAGPVIKVNSNQRYATNSETAGFFRHLCMAEEVPVQSFVVRSDMGCGSTIGPITASHLGVRTVDIGLPTFAMHSIRELCGSHDLAHLVKVLSAFYASRELP, encoded by the coding sequence ATGCGCGAAGAGTTGAACCAAGGCCTGATCGACTTCCTCAAGGCCTCCCCTACCCCATTCCATGCCACCGCCAGCCTTGTTCAGCGCCTGGAAGCGGCGGGTTATCAGCGCCTTGACGAGCGCGAGCCCTGGACCACCGAAGCCAATGGTCGCTACTACGTCACGCGCAACGACTCCTCGATCGTTGCCATCAAGATGGGCCGCAATTCCCCTCTGTACGATGGCATCCGCCTGGTTGGCGCTCACACCGATAGCCCATGCCTGCGAGTCAAGCCACAACCTGAACTGCAGCGTCAGGGTTTCTGGCAGTTGGGCGTCGAAGTCTATGGCGGCGCATTGCTCGCCCCCTGGTTTGACCGTGACCTGTCGCTGGCCGGTCGCGTGACCTTTCGCCGCGACGGCAAGGTCGAAAGCCAACTGATCGACTTCAAGGTACCGATCGCCACCATTCCCAACCTGGCCATTCACCTCAACCGTGAAGCCAACATGGGCTGGGCGATCAACGCACAGACCGAACTGCCGCCGATCCTCGCGCAATTTGCCGGTGACGAGCGTGTGGACTTCCGCGCCGTACTCACCGATCAATTGGCCCGGGAACACGGTCTGAACGCCGACGTGGTGCTCGATTACGAGCTGAGCTTTTACGACACCCAAAGTGCTGCCGTCATCGGCCTGCATGGCGACTTCATTGCCGGTGCGCGCCTGGACAACCTGCTGTCGTGCTACGCCGGCCTGCAAGCCTTGCTGACAGCTGAAACCGATGAAACCTGCGTGCTGGTGTGCAACGACCACGAAGAAGTCGGCTCCTGCTCGGCATGCGGTGCCGACGGCCCGATGCTCGAACAAACCCTGCGTCGTCTGCTGCCTGAGGGTGACGAGTTCGTCCGCACCATTCAGAAATCGCTGCTGGTCTCAGCCGACAACGCCCACGGCGTACACCCCAACTACGCCGACAAACACGACGCCAATCACGGCCCGAAACTCAACGCCGGCCCGGTAATCAAGGTCAACAGCAACCAGCGCTACGCCACCAATAGCGAAACCGCAGGGTTCTTCCGTCATCTGTGCATGGCCGAAGAAGTTCCGGTGCAAAGCTTCGTGGTGCGCAGCGACATGGGCTGTGGTTCGACCATCGGCCCGATCACCGCCAGCCATTTGGGCGTACGCACCGTGGACATCGGCCTGCCGACGTTTGCCATGCACTCGATCCGCGAGCTGTGCGGCAGCCATGACCTGGCGCACCTGGTCAAAGTGCTGAGCGCTTTCTACGCCAGTCGCGAGTTGCCGTAA
- a CDS encoding mechanosensitive ion channel family protein, giving the protein MFARLFALPSTLFICLLMLLPVAPAQAVGLPSLLNGSPKAQPEATAPLGQSLDEVIKSLENDQQRARLLADLKKLRDVSKKAQTPTEDGVLGLIGGTLANLEKQFSGADSPLTRWSDEFELAKDELSALMLPASEWLPMLFAFALILMLWSLLAAALIWLGHRVRTRFGLTEELPQHPKTWDMLRFALRKLGPWLIALLITVYMSYALPSSLGKYLAMVLAYALVVGTCFSAICVIAFSVLDGPHRHRALYILRHQAFRPLWLIGSFAAFGEALNDPRLVTSLGIHLAHITATIANVLAAIFTGLFILRFRRPIAHLIRNQPLSRRLTRRALSDTIEILGTFWFLPALVLVGISLFATFVSAGDTSTALRQSLICTVLLVLCMVINGLVRRHALKPQRGAKRHALYSERLKNFFYTLAHLAVWLVFIELGLRVWGMSLIRFTEGEGHEVSVKLFSLGGTLIFAWLIWILSDTAVHHALTRSRKGQANARAQTMMPLIRNVLFVAIFIIGMIVALANMGMNVTPLLAGAGVIGLAIGFGAQSLVADLITGLFIIIEDSLAIDDYVDVGGHLGTVEGLTIRTVRLRDIDGIVHTIPFSEIKSIKNYSREFGYAIFRVAVPYNMEIDDAIKLMRDVGQKMRTDPIQRRNIWSPLEIQGVESFESGSAILRARFKTAPIKQWEVSRAFNLSLKRHLDEAGLDLATPRMSIQVVTAAGGLEKE; this is encoded by the coding sequence GTGTTCGCTCGTCTTTTTGCCCTGCCGTCTACGTTGTTCATCTGCCTGTTGATGCTGCTTCCCGTGGCGCCTGCTCAGGCCGTCGGCCTGCCGAGCCTGCTCAACGGTTCACCAAAAGCCCAACCCGAAGCAACCGCACCGCTGGGGCAATCGCTGGACGAAGTGATCAAATCACTGGAAAACGATCAGCAACGAGCCAGGTTGCTGGCCGACCTGAAGAAACTGCGCGACGTCAGCAAAAAAGCCCAGACACCGACCGAAGATGGCGTACTCGGTTTGATCGGCGGCACCCTGGCCAACCTCGAAAAACAGTTTTCCGGCGCCGACAGCCCGCTCACTCGCTGGTCCGATGAGTTCGAACTGGCCAAGGACGAACTGAGCGCACTGATGCTGCCAGCCAGTGAATGGCTGCCGATGCTCTTTGCCTTCGCCCTGATCCTGATGCTCTGGAGCCTGCTCGCCGCTGCGCTGATCTGGCTCGGTCATCGCGTTCGAACGCGCTTCGGCCTGACCGAAGAACTGCCGCAACACCCCAAGACCTGGGACATGCTGCGCTTTGCCCTGCGTAAACTCGGCCCCTGGCTGATCGCGCTGCTGATTACTGTCTACATGAGCTACGCCTTGCCCTCATCGCTGGGTAAATACCTGGCCATGGTGCTGGCTTATGCACTGGTGGTCGGTACCTGCTTCTCGGCGATCTGCGTGATCGCGTTCTCCGTGCTCGACGGCCCGCACCGCCATCGCGCCCTGTACATCCTGCGGCACCAGGCCTTTCGCCCCCTGTGGCTGATTGGCAGTTTTGCAGCCTTCGGCGAAGCCTTGAACGACCCACGGCTGGTCACCAGCCTCGGCATTCACCTGGCGCACATCACCGCGACCATCGCCAATGTGCTGGCAGCGATATTCACCGGCCTGTTCATCCTGCGTTTCCGTCGGCCCATCGCCCACCTGATCCGCAACCAGCCGCTGTCGCGGCGACTGACCCGCCGTGCACTGAGCGACACGATCGAGATTCTTGGGACCTTCTGGTTCTTGCCTGCACTGGTGCTGGTGGGAATCTCGCTGTTCGCCACCTTCGTCTCCGCTGGCGACACCAGCACCGCGCTGCGCCAATCACTGATCTGCACCGTGCTGCTGGTGTTGTGCATGGTCATCAACGGCCTGGTCCGCCGCCACGCGCTCAAGCCACAACGCGGGGCAAAGCGTCATGCGCTGTATTCGGAGCGCCTGAAGAACTTCTTCTATACCCTCGCGCATCTGGCGGTGTGGCTGGTGTTCATCGAACTCGGCTTGCGGGTCTGGGGCATGTCGCTGATCCGCTTCACCGAAGGTGAGGGCCATGAAGTCAGCGTCAAACTGTTCAGCCTGGGCGGTACGCTGATTTTCGCGTGGCTGATCTGGATCCTCAGCGACACCGCCGTGCACCACGCCCTCACCCGCTCGCGCAAAGGCCAGGCCAATGCGCGGGCGCAAACGATGATGCCGCTGATTCGCAACGTGCTGTTCGTGGCGATCTTCATCATCGGGATGATCGTCGCACTGGCCAACATGGGCATGAACGTCACACCGCTGCTGGCAGGTGCCGGCGTGATCGGCCTGGCCATCGGTTTTGGCGCGCAGTCGCTGGTTGCCGACCTGATCACCGGGCTGTTCATCATCATCGAAGACTCGCTGGCCATCGACGACTACGTGGACGTCGGCGGCCACCTGGGCACCGTCGAAGGTCTGACCATCCGCACCGTGCGCCTGCGCGACATCGACGGCATCGTGCACACCATCCCGTTCAGTGAAATCAAAAGCATCAAGAACTACTCACGGGAATTCGGCTACGCGATCTTCCGCGTAGCAGTGCCGTACAACATGGAAATCGATGACGCGATCAAACTGATGCGCGACGTCGGCCAGAAAATGCGCACCGACCCGATACAACGTCGCAACATCTGGTCGCCGCTGGAGATCCAGGGCGTCGAGAGTTTCGAGTCCGGCAGCGCAATTCTGCGCGCACGGTTCAAGACCGCACCGATCAAACAGTGGGAAGTCTCAAGAGCGTTCAACCTGTCACTCAAACGCCATCTGGATGAAGCAGGACTGGATTTGGCGACACCGCGCATGAGCATTCAAGTAGTGACGGCGGCCGGCGGGCTGGAGAAGGAATAA
- the phnR gene encoding phosphonate utilization transcriptional regulator PhnR, protein MREEATKAVTAIGQVLQEQIDHGLLAPASKLPAERKLSELFGTTRITVREALLQLEAQGQIYREERRGWFVSPPRLAYNLMQRSHFHAMVSAQGRVPSTEVISARLQPASAAVCAWLQLPALSSVIQICRSRRIDGRLVLYVEHYLNPQFFPGILAFDLNQSITELYARHYDLHYGRVRFEIVPTALSVDAAAALRVSVGSPGLRIARVNYDQHGRLIDCDLEFWRHDAIHVGVDVV, encoded by the coding sequence ATGCGTGAAGAGGCAACGAAAGCGGTGACAGCCATCGGTCAGGTGCTCCAGGAGCAGATCGACCACGGTCTGCTGGCGCCCGCGAGCAAGCTGCCGGCCGAGCGCAAGCTCAGTGAGTTGTTCGGGACCACGCGGATCACTGTGCGTGAGGCGTTGTTGCAGTTGGAGGCGCAGGGGCAGATTTATCGCGAGGAGCGGCGCGGCTGGTTCGTTTCGCCACCGCGTCTGGCGTACAACCTGATGCAACGCAGCCACTTTCACGCGATGGTCAGTGCGCAGGGGCGGGTACCGTCGACCGAGGTGATTTCGGCGCGGTTGCAGCCGGCGTCAGCGGCGGTGTGTGCCTGGTTGCAGCTGCCGGCGTTGTCGAGTGTGATTCAGATCTGCCGTTCGCGGCGTATCGATGGACGGTTGGTTTTGTATGTCGAGCACTATTTGAATCCGCAGTTTTTTCCGGGGATTCTGGCGTTTGATCTCAATCAGTCGATTACCGAGTTGTATGCGCGGCATTATGATTTGCACTATGGGCGGGTGCGCTTCGAGATTGTGCCGACGGCGTTGTCGGTGGATGCGGCGGCTGCACTTCGGGTGTCCGTGGGCAGTCCGGGGTTGCGGATTGCGCGGGTCAATTATGATCAGCATGGGCGGTTGATCGATTGTGATCTGGAGTTTTGGCGGCATGATGCGATTCATGTCGGGGTGGATGTGGTCTGA
- a CDS encoding ABC transporter substrate-binding protein, giving the protein MKQLFLASLLGSTIAMCTAAMAADTDLKALEAAAKAEGAVNSVGMPDDWANWKGTWEDLAKNYGLKHIDTDMSSAQEVAKFAAEKDNASADIGDVGAAFGPIAVKQGVVQPYKPSTWAQVPDWAKDKDGNWALAYTGTIAFIVNKKLLHGSEAPTKWADLKTGKYKVSIGDVSTAAQAANGVLAAAIANGGDEKNIQPALLMFAEIAKQGRLSLANPTISTMEKGEVEVGVVWDFNGLSYKAKMVNPDDYVVLIPSDGSVKSGYTTIINKYAKHPNAAKLAREYIFSDAGQINLARGNARPIRAETGLKLPADVAKNLIPAAQYEAAKPKPITDADAWEKTSKALPQKWQEEVIINMQ; this is encoded by the coding sequence ATGAAACAGCTTTTCCTGGCATCACTGTTAGGCTCGACCATTGCCATGTGCACCGCAGCCATGGCGGCTGATACCGATTTAAAAGCCTTGGAAGCCGCTGCGAAAGCGGAAGGCGCCGTCAACAGCGTCGGCATGCCCGATGACTGGGCCAACTGGAAAGGTACCTGGGAAGACCTGGCCAAGAACTACGGCCTCAAGCACATCGACACCGACATGAGCTCGGCCCAGGAAGTCGCCAAGTTCGCCGCCGAAAAAGACAACGCCAGTGCTGACATCGGCGACGTCGGCGCCGCCTTCGGCCCGATCGCAGTCAAGCAAGGCGTGGTTCAACCGTACAAGCCAAGCACCTGGGCGCAAGTTCCGGACTGGGCCAAGGACAAGGACGGTAACTGGGCACTGGCCTACACCGGCACCATCGCGTTTATCGTCAACAAGAAGCTGCTCCACGGCTCCGAAGCCCCAACAAAGTGGGCTGACCTGAAGACCGGTAAATACAAGGTCTCCATCGGTGACGTGAGCACCGCTGCACAAGCCGCCAACGGTGTATTGGCCGCCGCCATCGCCAACGGTGGTGATGAGAAGAATATTCAGCCAGCACTGCTGATGTTCGCCGAGATCGCCAAGCAAGGTCGCCTGTCGCTGGCCAACCCGACCATTTCCACCATGGAAAAGGGTGAAGTCGAAGTCGGTGTGGTCTGGGACTTCAATGGCCTGAGCTATAAAGCCAAGATGGTCAACCCGGATGACTACGTCGTGCTGATCCCGTCCGATGGTTCGGTGAAGTCCGGTTACACCACCATCATCAACAAATACGCCAAGCACCCGAACGCCGCAAAACTGGCCCGCGAGTACATCTTCAGCGATGCCGGCCAAATCAATCTGGCGCGCGGTAACGCCCGTCCGATTCGTGCTGAAACGGGCCTGAAACTGCCTGCTGATGTCGCGAAAAACCTGATCCCGGCCGCGCAGTACGAAGCCGCCAAGCCCAAGCCGATCACCGACGCCGATGCCTGGGAAAAAACCTCCAAGGCCCTGCCGCAGAAGTGGCAGGAAGAAGTCATCATCAATATGCAGTAA
- a CDS encoding alkaline phosphatase family protein → MKHNVILVVLDGLNYEVARHAMGHLQAYVGAGRAALYKLECELPSLSRPLYECILTGVTPIDSGIVHNNVSRLSNQRSVFHYATAAGLSTAAAAYHWVSELYNRSPFVAARDRHTDNIELPIQHAHFYWSDHYPDSHLFADAENLRLRHAPNFLLVHPMNIDDAGHKHGLDTAQYRNSARSADIILADYLKGWLDAGYQVLVTADHGMNNDRSHNGLLAEEREVPLFVIGDAFSFNPHAAPKQTELCGTLCELLGVAHDKPVCRELLK, encoded by the coding sequence ATGAAGCACAACGTCATCCTTGTCGTGCTCGACGGCCTCAATTACGAGGTTGCCCGCCACGCCATGGGACATCTTCAGGCTTATGTCGGCGCAGGACGCGCAGCCCTCTACAAACTCGAATGCGAACTGCCGTCCCTGTCGCGCCCGCTCTATGAATGCATTCTGACCGGCGTCACACCGATCGACAGCGGTATCGTCCACAACAACGTGTCACGCCTGTCCAACCAGCGCAGCGTGTTCCACTACGCCACCGCCGCCGGGCTCAGCACCGCCGCTGCGGCCTACCACTGGGTCAGCGAACTGTATAACCGTTCGCCATTTGTGGCGGCCCGCGACCGCCACACCGACAACATTGAACTGCCAATCCAGCATGCGCATTTCTACTGGTCCGATCACTACCCCGATTCGCACCTGTTCGCCGACGCCGAGAACCTGCGTCTACGTCATGCGCCGAACTTTCTGCTGGTTCACCCCATGAACATCGACGACGCCGGACACAAGCACGGCCTCGACACTGCGCAATACCGCAACAGTGCCCGCTCGGCCGACATCATTCTCGCCGACTACCTAAAAGGCTGGCTCGACGCTGGCTATCAGGTGCTGGTGACCGCCGACCACGGCATGAACAACGACCGCTCCCACAACGGCCTGCTGGCCGAAGAACGTGAAGTACCGCTGTTCGTCATCGGCGATGCCTTCAGCTTCAATCCCCATGCAGCCCCGAAACAAACCGAACTGTGTGGCACTCTCTGCGAGTTGCTGGGTGTTGCCCACGACAAACCTGTGTGCCGGGAGCTGCTCAAGTGA
- a CDS encoding ABC transporter permease subunit, whose translation MNSITRGKWLAALCLVPFAIFFIVFQIAPLCWVLINSVQSEEFGWGLANFNKIFSSKFYMQAIQYSLEISFWSSVFGIVIAILGSYSLRRVDSKLRNFVNAFANMTSNFAGVPLAFAFIILLGFNGSFTIMLKQAGIIQDFNLYSKTGLIILYTYFQIPLGVLLLYPAFDALREDWRESASLLGASGWQFWRHIGLPVLTPALLGTFVILLANALGAYATVYALTTGNFNVLPIRIAAMVSGDISLDPNMASALAVVLVTLMTLVTVVHQLLLKRSYHVSR comes from the coding sequence GTGAATTCAATCACCCGTGGCAAATGGCTGGCGGCGTTGTGCCTGGTGCCCTTCGCCATTTTCTTTATCGTGTTCCAGATCGCCCCGCTGTGCTGGGTGCTGATCAACAGCGTGCAATCGGAAGAGTTCGGTTGGGGCCTGGCCAACTTCAACAAGATCTTCAGCTCGAAGTTCTACATGCAGGCGATCCAGTACAGCCTCGAGATCAGCTTCTGGTCCAGCGTGTTCGGCATCGTCATCGCAATCCTCGGCAGTTACTCGCTGCGTCGGGTCGATTCGAAGCTGCGCAACTTCGTCAACGCCTTCGCCAACATGACCAGCAACTTCGCCGGCGTCCCGCTGGCCTTTGCGTTCATCATTCTGCTGGGGTTCAACGGCAGTTTCACCATCATGCTCAAACAGGCCGGGATTATTCAGGACTTCAACCTGTACTCGAAAACCGGGTTGATCATCCTCTACACCTACTTCCAGATTCCCCTCGGCGTGTTGCTGCTGTACCCGGCATTCGACGCCCTGCGTGAAGACTGGCGCGAATCGGCATCCCTGCTCGGTGCCAGCGGCTGGCAGTTCTGGCGGCACATCGGCTTGCCAGTACTGACCCCGGCCTTGCTCGGCACCTTCGTGATCCTGTTGGCCAACGCCCTCGGCGCCTATGCCACCGTCTACGCCCTGACCACCGGCAACTTCAACGTGCTGCCGATCCGCATCGCGGCGATGGTTTCGGGCGATATTTCCCTGGACCCGAACATGGCCAGTGCCCTGGCCGTTGTGCTGGTGACGTTGATGACCCTGGTGACCGTGGTCCATCAGTTGCTGTTGAAGAGGAGCTACCATGTCTCGCGCTGA
- a CDS encoding ABC transporter permease yields MSRAELGPVGVYHRVVVYLLFAILLLPLAGTLIYSIASSWSATVLPSGFTFKWYIQLWSDPRFLNAFGQSLLVCVGALILSVVLILPLLFVVHYHFPKLDALMNILILLPFAVPPVVSSVGLLQLYGSGPFAMVGTPWILVGCYFTVALPFMYRAITNNLQAINLRDLMDSAQLLGASTWQAAFLVVLPNLRKGLMVALLLSFSFLFGEFVFANILVGTRYETLQVYLNNMRNSSGHFTSALVISYFFFVLVLTWAANILNKDKSQ; encoded by the coding sequence ATGTCTCGCGCTGAACTGGGCCCCGTCGGTGTCTATCACCGGGTCGTGGTTTATCTGCTGTTCGCCATTCTGTTGCTGCCGCTGGCCGGGACCCTGATCTACTCGATCGCCAGCAGTTGGTCGGCCACCGTTCTGCCCAGCGGCTTTACCTTCAAATGGTATATCCAACTGTGGAGCGACCCGCGTTTTCTCAACGCCTTTGGCCAGTCACTGCTGGTCTGCGTGGGTGCGCTGATTCTGTCAGTGGTGCTGATCCTGCCGCTGCTGTTCGTGGTGCATTACCACTTCCCGAAACTCGACGCGCTGATGAACATCCTGATCCTGCTGCCGTTCGCGGTGCCGCCCGTGGTGTCTTCGGTGGGGCTGTTGCAGCTCTACGGTTCGGGCCCGTTCGCGATGGTCGGCACACCGTGGATTCTGGTCGGTTGCTACTTCACCGTGGCGCTGCCGTTCATGTACCGGGCGATCACCAACAACCTGCAGGCGATCAACCTGCGCGACCTGATGGACTCCGCCCAGCTGCTCGGTGCCAGCACCTGGCAAGCGGCGTTCCTGGTGGTGCTGCCGAACCTGCGCAAAGGCTTGATGGTTGCGTTGCTGCTGTCGTTCTCGTTCCTTTTCGGTGAGTTCGTGTTCGCCAACATCCTCGTCGGCACGCGCTACGAAACCCTGCAGGTCTACCTCAACAACATGCGTAACAGCAGCGGTCACTTCACCAGCGCGCTGGTGATTTCCTACTTTTTCTTTGTGCTGGTTCTGACCTGGGCTGCCAATATCTTGAACAAGGACAAAAGCCAATGA
- a CDS encoding ABC transporter ATP-binding protein yields the protein MSYVSVQHLQKSYSQTGSAGTPVFSDINCEIQKGEFVTLLGPSGCGKSTLLRCIAGLTAVDGGKILLDGHDLVPLSPQKRGIGMVFQSYALFPNMTVEQNVAFGLRMQKVNADDSRKRVLEVLQLVELTDFASRYPHQLSGGQCQRVALARSLVTRPRLLLLDEPLSALDARIRKHLREQIRQIQRELGLTTIFVTHDQEEALTMSDRIFLMNQGKIVQSGDAETLYTAPVDVFAAGFIGNYNLLDAASASKLLQRPINGRIAIRPEAIELSRNGEPDALIRSHSLLGNVIRYRVEARGVELVVDVLNRSAADLHADGQRLALSIDPTALCEVA from the coding sequence ATGAGCTATGTCAGCGTCCAACACCTGCAAAAAAGCTACTCGCAAACGGGCTCTGCCGGCACTCCGGTGTTCAGCGATATCAACTGCGAAATCCAGAAAGGCGAGTTCGTCACCTTGCTCGGCCCGTCCGGTTGCGGCAAGTCGACCCTGCTGCGCTGCATCGCCGGACTGACCGCGGTGGATGGCGGCAAGATCCTGCTCGACGGCCATGACCTGGTGCCGCTGAGCCCGCAGAAACGCGGAATCGGCATGGTGTTCCAGAGCTACGCGCTGTTCCCCAACATGACCGTGGAGCAGAACGTCGCCTTCGGTTTGCGCATGCAGAAGGTCAACGCCGACGACAGCCGCAAGCGGGTGCTCGAAGTGCTGCAATTGGTGGAACTGACCGATTTTGCCAGCCGCTATCCGCATCAACTGTCCGGCGGCCAATGCCAGCGCGTGGCCCTCGCCCGCTCGCTGGTCACCCGACCACGCCTGCTGCTGCTCGATGAGCCGCTGTCGGCACTCGATGCACGAATCCGCAAGCACCTGCGTGAGCAGATCCGGCAGATTCAGCGCGAGCTGGGGCTGACCACGATTTTCGTGACGCACGATCAGGAAGAAGCCCTGACCATGTCCGACCGGATCTTCCTGATGAACCAAGGCAAGATCGTCCAGAGCGGCGATGCTGAAACGCTCTACACCGCACCGGTCGATGTGTTTGCCGCTGGCTTCATCGGCAACTACAACCTGCTCGATGCCGCCAGCGCCAGCAAGCTGCTGCAACGTCCGATCAATGGCCGCATCGCGATTCGCCCGGAAGCCATCGAACTGAGCCGTAATGGCGAGCCGGATGCGCTGATCCGTAGCCACAGCTTGCTGGGCAACGTGATCCGCTATCGGGTCGAGGCTCGCGGCGTTGAACTGGTGGTGGACGTGCTGAACCGTTCGGCGGCTGACCTGCATGCCGATGGTCAACGGCTGGCACTTTCCATCGATCCGACAGCCCTGTGTGAGGTAGCCTGA
- a CDS encoding HAD family phosphatase → MALAIFDLDETLIHGDCASLWSEQMARLGWVDGESFLRRDKELMDAYGRGHLAMEDYMTFSLEPMAGRTPEEIEHLVAPWVEDFIEPIIFSDACKAIAEHRKAGDRILVISASGTHLVKPIAERLGIDEILGIDLEVTHGVYSGKTVGTLTYREGKITRLLEWLDAEEENLEGASFYSDSRNDLPLLIKVDHPHVVNPDPVLLEHAEKAGWPIHIWK, encoded by the coding sequence ATGGCTTTGGCAATTTTTGATCTGGACGAAACCCTGATCCACGGCGACTGCGCCTCGCTGTGGAGCGAGCAGATGGCCCGCCTCGGCTGGGTCGACGGCGAATCCTTCCTGCGTCGCGACAAGGAATTGATGGACGCCTATGGCAGGGGCCACCTGGCCATGGAGGACTACATGACCTTCAGCCTGGAGCCGATGGCCGGACGCACCCCGGAAGAAATCGAGCACCTTGTGGCCCCATGGGTCGAAGATTTCATCGAGCCGATCATTTTCAGCGACGCCTGCAAAGCCATCGCCGAGCACCGCAAGGCCGGCGACCGGATTCTGGTGATCTCCGCCTCTGGCACGCACCTAGTCAAACCCATCGCCGAACGCCTGGGCATCGACGAGATCCTCGGTATAGACCTGGAAGTGACTCACGGGGTCTACAGCGGCAAAACGGTTGGCACCCTGACCTATCGCGAAGGCAAGATCACTCGCTTGCTGGAGTGGCTGGACGCCGAAGAGGAGAACCTTGAAGGCGCAAGTTTCTATTCCGACTCACGCAACGATTTGCCGTTGCTGATCAAAGTCGACCATCCGCATGTGGTCAACCCGGATCCGGTACTGCTCGAACATGCCGAAAAGGCCGGTTGGCCGATCCACATCTGGAAGTAA
- a CDS encoding zinc-binding dehydrogenase, which produces MKALQGVEGRVEWVEAPSPTCDVGQVRIRVAAAGLNRADLLQKAGLYPPPPGASQVLGLECSGVISEVGAGSSWQVGDRVCALLAGGGMAEEVVVDGRHVLPAPEGLSLVEAAALPEVYSTAWLNLFQLAALKPGEKVLLHAGASGVGSAAIQLCKAFGNPCWVSVGSADRLAYCEALGAQGGVVRTDGLDGLRDLGPFDVILDPVGANYAALNLKLLALDGRWLLIGLMGGREAPLDLAQVLAKRIQLLGSTLRSRDEQFKADLLSDLSQHVWPLFAEGRLSPQLARTFPIKDAEAAFAELATNRVSGKLVLVIDESLI; this is translated from the coding sequence GTGAAAGCATTGCAAGGCGTTGAAGGTCGAGTGGAGTGGGTTGAAGCGCCCAGTCCGACGTGTGACGTAGGACAAGTTCGCATTCGAGTGGCGGCAGCGGGCCTCAATCGAGCCGATTTGTTACAGAAGGCAGGGCTCTATCCGCCACCACCGGGCGCCAGTCAGGTGCTGGGCCTTGAGTGTTCAGGCGTGATCAGCGAGGTCGGCGCAGGGTCGTCCTGGCAGGTCGGAGACCGTGTCTGCGCACTGCTGGCGGGCGGTGGGATGGCCGAAGAAGTGGTGGTCGATGGCCGTCACGTATTGCCCGCGCCCGAAGGCTTGTCGCTGGTCGAAGCGGCAGCGTTGCCCGAGGTCTACAGCACCGCCTGGCTGAATTTGTTCCAATTGGCTGCGCTCAAACCGGGTGAGAAAGTTCTCCTGCACGCCGGGGCAAGTGGGGTTGGTTCAGCTGCCATTCAGCTATGCAAGGCGTTCGGCAACCCGTGCTGGGTCAGCGTCGGTTCGGCGGACCGGCTGGCCTACTGCGAGGCGCTGGGTGCGCAAGGCGGGGTGGTGCGCACTGATGGGCTGGATGGTTTGCGTGACCTGGGGCCGTTCGATGTGATCCTCGACCCGGTCGGCGCCAACTATGCCGCGCTGAACCTGAAGTTACTGGCGCTCGACGGTCGTTGGCTGTTGATCGGCTTGATGGGCGGCCGTGAAGCGCCGCTGGATCTGGCGCAGGTGCTGGCCAAACGGATTCAGCTGCTGGGTTCGACCTTGCGTAGCCGTGACGAGCAGTTCAAGGCCGATCTGTTGAGTGACCTGAGCCAGCATGTCTGGCCGCTGTTCGCCGAAGGGCGCCTGAGCCCGCAATTGGCCAGGACCTTCCCGATCAAGGACGCTGAAGCGGCGTTCGCCGAGCTTGCGACCAATCGGGTGTCGGGCAAGTTGGTGCTGGTGATCGACGAAAGCCTGATTTGA